The following coding sequences lie in one Enterococcus sp. 9E7_DIV0242 genomic window:
- a CDS encoding sigma 54-interacting transcriptional regulator, with the protein MLKERLLAYLENQTAFFHLENVSDVFTAKKIAEQFSIKRNTVSHHLNQLNEEGKIVKITTRPVYFFHKEAFELQFFAVAKTVYSNLEELQKEQPLFNKKQDIFSLLIGHDRSLARSIEKLKSAAFYPDGGLPILLTGESGTGKSYMVRILHQFCLENELIADDAPLVTFNCAQYANNPELLTSNLFGHVKGAYTGAESDHVGAFESADGGCLFLDEVHRLTPEGQEKLFTYLDQGIIYRMGQTDRPKKVNVRLVFATTEELTSTFLTTFIRRIPVQIELPALSKRTQTERQEIILSFFIQEQRKIGRPFSVSAQVIHLLKHTVHSGNIGALKNMVRVTVAKSFAEQRNSNRITITIHQLPEELLRQQPNLTVAMEQAIEINERTVLESLMTKIDKRQTRIIETYEKLLTDFQDGGSLEAAEEALRSVVEQLFDFLLFETDRSQNQELLLFMTQYVREALKQTETSYQITFDGNSVYAVSYYLFQRSTVRWVPDDPEVIQLIDRLHGEIRRRYPQSYQYAERILELIKPRLDIDVFEMDRIILTLYLNKLDLLKENSRPRAIIVAHGYATASSIVNVANRLLSKNIFESFDMPLDTTPHEIAEEVMQYVEKNDVSNGLVILVDMGSLKEIYQYFSKTLSAPLVIMNNVSTQLALAVGEKLQMNDGLEQLVEACLPYTQTEWEIIYPEDNKSKAILTTCFTGIGTAAKISQLLEKSLPKDASLQVIPYEFDVLEQRKKQDAVFGLYDVVGIIGTADPSIKDIPYLSLEELISGKGTHSLFDWLNQLMDKTEAEQVNHRLIRNFSLEKVIDSVTILDTEKVMSEIELFMRVLEELTQERVPNDRRLALYVHISCLIERLIRNIPIQHYSGYEALYQCHEKRLSLIKEAFSVIEKDYSVIIPDSEIAYIFDILFKKTDTATLEEEF; encoded by the coding sequence ATGTTGAAGGAACGATTACTTGCATATTTAGAAAATCAAACGGCTTTTTTTCATTTGGAAAATGTAAGCGATGTATTTACTGCAAAAAAAATTGCTGAGCAGTTTTCAATTAAGAGGAATACGGTCAGTCATCATTTGAACCAGTTGAATGAAGAAGGTAAGATAGTCAAAATCACTACGAGACCGGTTTATTTTTTTCATAAAGAAGCCTTCGAGCTTCAATTTTTTGCGGTTGCTAAAACAGTCTATTCAAATTTGGAAGAACTACAGAAGGAACAACCGTTATTCAATAAGAAACAGGATATTTTTTCTTTGTTGATTGGGCATGACAGGAGCTTGGCCCGAAGCATTGAGAAGCTGAAAAGTGCCGCTTTTTATCCGGATGGCGGGCTGCCGATTCTCTTGACAGGAGAGAGTGGGACAGGAAAAAGCTACATGGTTCGAATTCTCCATCAGTTTTGTTTAGAGAATGAGTTGATAGCGGATGATGCACCATTGGTAACCTTCAACTGTGCGCAATATGCGAATAATCCAGAGCTTTTGACAAGCAATCTTTTTGGACATGTAAAGGGGGCATACACAGGTGCAGAGAGTGATCATGTAGGTGCTTTTGAGTCAGCAGATGGTGGATGTCTTTTTCTTGATGAGGTTCATCGATTGACACCAGAGGGACAGGAGAAGCTGTTTACGTATCTCGATCAGGGAATCATTTATCGGATGGGGCAAACAGATCGACCAAAAAAAGTCAATGTTCGCTTGGTCTTTGCGACAACAGAAGAGCTGACTAGTACTTTTTTGACCACTTTTATTCGACGAATACCCGTTCAGATCGAGTTGCCGGCGTTGTCTAAAAGAACGCAAACTGAACGCCAGGAAATTATCCTTTCCTTTTTTATTCAAGAGCAACGAAAGATCGGTCGACCGTTTTCCGTTTCTGCTCAGGTCATTCATCTTTTGAAGCATACGGTGCATTCAGGAAATATCGGGGCATTGAAGAATATGGTACGAGTCACTGTAGCGAAAAGCTTTGCGGAACAACGAAACAGCAATAGGATAACCATCACGATTCATCAACTGCCGGAAGAATTATTGAGGCAACAACCTAACCTAACCGTTGCTATGGAACAAGCGATTGAAATCAATGAGCGCACAGTGTTGGAATCATTGATGACTAAAATCGATAAAAGACAAACAAGAATTATTGAAACCTATGAAAAATTACTGACAGATTTTCAAGATGGTGGTAGTCTGGAAGCTGCCGAAGAGGCACTTAGATCAGTAGTTGAGCAGCTCTTTGATTTTCTTTTGTTCGAAACAGACCGTTCTCAAAATCAAGAGCTGTTATTGTTCATGACCCAATATGTTCGTGAAGCCTTGAAGCAGACCGAAACTTCCTATCAAATCACGTTTGATGGAAATAGTGTCTATGCAGTCAGTTATTATCTGTTTCAGCGCAGTACAGTTCGATGGGTACCGGACGATCCAGAAGTGATTCAATTGATCGATAGGCTTCATGGGGAAATTAGGAGACGTTATCCTCAGAGTTATCAATATGCGGAGCGTATCCTTGAATTGATCAAACCACGTCTGGATATTGATGTATTCGAAATGGATAGAATTATCCTAACACTTTATTTGAACAAGCTGGATCTGTTGAAAGAAAATAGCAGACCAAGAGCAATCATTGTGGCTCATGGCTATGCGACGGCGAGTAGTATTGTGAATGTCGCGAATCGTCTACTGAGTAAAAATATTTTTGAATCCTTTGATATGCCGCTAGATACAACACCTCATGAGATTGCAGAAGAAGTTATGCAATATGTAGAAAAAAATGATGTCTCCAACGGCTTAGTTATTTTAGTAGATATGGGTTCGTTGAAAGAAATCTATCAGTATTTTTCTAAAACCCTATCTGCGCCGTTAGTCATCATGAACAATGTCTCCACACAATTGGCATTGGCTGTTGGGGAAAAGCTACAGATGAATGACGGACTAGAACAATTGGTGGAAGCCTGTTTACCGTATACGCAAACAGAGTGGGAGATCATTTATCCGGAAGACAACAAATCAAAAGCAATTCTGACGACGTGCTTTACTGGGATCGGTACAGCAGCGAAAATCAGTCAATTATTGGAAAAAAGCTTGCCAAAGGATGCTTCTCTGCAGGTGATTCCCTATGAGTTCGATGTTTTAGAGCAAAGAAAGAAACAGGATGCAGTATTTGGGTTGTATGATGTCGTAGGCATTATCGGAACCGCTGATCCAAGCATCAAGGACATCCCCTATCTCTCTTTGGAAGAATTGATTTCAGGAAAAGGGACGCATAGCTTATTTGACTGGCTGAATCAATTGATGGATAAAACAGAGGCAGAGCAAGTGAATCATCGACTTATTCGAAATTTCTCGTTGGAAAAAGTGATTGATTCCGTTACGATTTTAGACACAGAAAAGGTTATGTCGGAAATTGAACTGTTTATGCGTGTGCTGGAAGAGCTGACGCAAGAGCGCGTGCCAAATGATCGACGCTTGGCGTTGTATGTGCATATCAGCTGTTTGATCGAGCGCTTGATCAGAAATATTCCGATTCAACATTATAGTGGCTATGAGGCACTTTACCAGTGTCATGAAAAACGACTCTCTTTGATCAAAGAAGCATTTAGTGTCATAGAAAAGGATTATAGTGTCATCATTCCGGATTCTGAGATTGCCTATATTTTTGACATTCTCTTTAAAAAGACTGATACAGCAACCCTTGAAGAAGAATTTTAA
- a CDS encoding PTS sugar transporter subunit IIA, translating to MKRKLVLASHGNFAEGIKHSLELICGNTAPIQTINAYTEEGFDLTAAVAQIMAEQAADEQLIVVTDLFGGSVNNEFLTYIYQENFFLIAGMNLPLLIELVTQLNSPQPTTEWIQTILNSSKQLIQFCNTSVEAEMIEEDF from the coding sequence GTGAAACGGAAACTAGTCTTAGCCAGCCATGGCAATTTTGCGGAAGGCATCAAACATTCATTAGAGCTGATTTGTGGGAATACAGCCCCCATTCAAACGATCAATGCCTATACAGAAGAAGGCTTTGATCTGACTGCCGCTGTTGCACAGATAATGGCTGAGCAAGCAGCGGATGAACAGCTGATAGTGGTGACGGATTTGTTTGGCGGCAGTGTAAATAATGAGTTTCTGACGTATATCTATCAAGAAAACTTTTTCTTGATTGCCGGTATGAATCTACCGCTTTTGATTGAGCTAGTCACACAGCTGAATAGTCCACAACCAACGACAGAATGGATTCAAACGATTTTAAACAGCTCGAAACAGCTGATTCAATTCTGCAATACATCTGTTGAAGCAGAAATGATAGAAGAGGATTTTTAA
- a CDS encoding PTS sugar transporter subunit IIB encodes MIKLLRVDHRLLHGQVAFSWTQGLGADCILIANDDVPVNEIRKTTIKLAKPQGVKLVIKTIEDSIKALQSGVTDKYKLFIVVESVSDAYRLAEAYSDIRQVNLGGMKVREGTRSIGKAVNILPEEEELVKKMASNGVEVEIRQVPADKKIVATEVL; translated from the coding sequence ATGATCAAATTATTGAGAGTCGACCATCGTCTGTTACATGGTCAGGTTGCTTTTTCATGGACACAGGGGTTAGGTGCAGATTGTATTTTGATTGCTAACGATGATGTGCCGGTCAATGAAATCAGAAAGACAACGATCAAACTGGCAAAACCGCAAGGAGTCAAATTAGTTATTAAAACTATTGAAGATTCGATCAAGGCACTTCAAAGTGGTGTCACAGATAAATACAAGTTATTTATTGTTGTTGAATCGGTGAGCGATGCGTATCGACTAGCTGAAGCGTATTCGGATATTCGTCAAGTAAATCTGGGGGGCATGAAGGTAAGAGAAGGGACGCGATCGATTGGGAAGGCCGTCAATATTCTGCCAGAGGAAGAAGAGCTAGTAAAAAAAATGGCGAGTAATGGTGTGGAAGTTGAGATTCGTCAGGTGCCGGCAGATAAGAAAATTGTTGCTACAGAGGTATTGTAA
- a CDS encoding PTS mannose/fructose/sorbose/N-acetylgalactosamine transporter subunit IIC: MLIQALLLGLVAFIAQSEYALGTSLLSRPIVTGLFTGIVLGDIKTGIIMGATLELAFIGSFSVGASIPPDVVTGGILGTAFAITAGAGTETALLLGLPIATLTLILKNVYLGLLIPIMNHRADAYAEDGNYKGVERMHLMAGFGLSLMLALVVAISFSVGSNTISGLLEMIPAFVQHGLSVATGIIPALGFAMLARLLINKAVAPYFFLGFVLVGYLDIPVTGIAIIGAIIAVIVVNLTSMTKRAEMPVQTTGGEVVDDDEDF; this comes from the coding sequence ATGCTTATACAGGCACTTTTGTTAGGGCTAGTGGCTTTCATTGCCCAGTCAGAATACGCATTAGGGACGTCCCTACTGTCACGCCCCATTGTTACTGGGTTGTTTACTGGTATAGTTCTTGGGGATATCAAAACAGGAATCATCATGGGCGCTACATTAGAATTAGCATTTATAGGTTCGTTTTCTGTTGGTGCATCGATTCCACCAGATGTTGTGACTGGTGGGATTTTAGGAACAGCTTTTGCCATTACTGCCGGAGCTGGCACAGAAACAGCACTGTTGCTTGGGTTGCCAATTGCAACATTAACATTGATTTTGAAAAATGTATATTTAGGTCTATTGATCCCAATCATGAACCATCGAGCAGATGCTTATGCGGAGGATGGAAACTATAAGGGAGTAGAACGGATGCATTTAATGGCTGGCTTTGGCTTATCACTGATGCTTGCCTTGGTCGTTGCAATTTCTTTCTCTGTAGGGAGCAATACCATCAGCGGCTTATTGGAGATGATTCCAGCATTTGTTCAGCATGGTTTGTCTGTAGCAACAGGAATTATTCCAGCGCTTGGGTTTGCCATGCTAGCAAGACTGTTGATCAACAAAGCGGTGGCGCCGTACTTTTTCTTGGGCTTTGTGTTGGTTGGTTATTTAGATATTCCAGTGACGGGAATTGCTATCATCGGTGCAATTATTGCTGTGATCGTGGTCAATTTGACAAGTATGACAAAACGAGCTGAGATGCCGGTACAAACAACAGGTGGGGAGGTTGTTGATGATGACGAAGATTTCTGA
- a CDS encoding PTS system mannose/fructose/sorbose family transporter subunit IID produces MTKISDQEAKITKKELNKVFWRSFQMEFSWNYERQMNLAYVYAMIPILKKLYKTKETMADALKRHLEFFNTTPHIVTLILGINAAMEEENVTDEAFDVSAIDSIKTSLMGPLAGLGDSFFWGTLRLIATGVGTSLALKGNILGPILFLLIFNIPHIILRYLFTGWGYKLGTDFLKKIQSNGMMESLTLGASIIGLMVVGAMTASMIEINIPLTIGSGDEAVTVQSIFDDIVPNILSLGAFGAVFYLLKKEVKPLAILGGMAVVGILGAWIGLF; encoded by the coding sequence ATGACGAAGATTTCTGATCAGGAAGCAAAGATAACGAAAAAAGAATTAAACAAAGTGTTTTGGCGTTCCTTCCAAATGGAGTTTTCTTGGAACTATGAGCGGCAGATGAATCTGGCCTATGTCTATGCCATGATCCCAATACTGAAAAAACTTTATAAAACAAAAGAGACAATGGCGGATGCACTTAAACGCCATTTAGAGTTCTTCAATACGACACCCCATATCGTCACATTGATTTTAGGGATCAACGCGGCGATGGAGGAAGAAAATGTCACGGACGAAGCCTTTGATGTTTCAGCAATCGATAGTATTAAGACCTCCTTGATGGGACCATTGGCCGGGCTAGGCGACTCCTTTTTCTGGGGTACCTTACGTCTGATTGCGACGGGTGTCGGTACTTCACTAGCATTGAAGGGCAACATTCTTGGGCCAATTCTATTCCTACTAATTTTCAATATCCCTCATATCATCTTGCGCTATCTGTTTACAGGCTGGGGGTATAAATTAGGAACGGACTTTTTAAAGAAAATTCAAAGCAATGGTATGATGGAAAGTCTGACATTAGGAGCATCAATTATTGGTTTGATGGTGGTGGGGGCAATGACGGCCTCAATGATTGAAATCAATATACCGTTAACGATTGGTTCTGGGGATGAAGCAGTGACAGTTCAGAGTATTTTTGATGATATTGTGCCAAATATCCTATCTCTTGGCGCGTTTGGTGCAGTTTTCTACCTACTCAAAAAAGAAGTCAAACCATTGGCAATTCTAGGTGGTATGGCAGTGGTCGGCATTCTAGGGGCGTGGATCGGTTTATTTTAA
- a CDS encoding SIS domain-containing protein, which yields MATMMDYIHEEKEVLEKIITAFQLVETQQAAKMKNCLILATGSSMNACMAAKYYMEKTAKITIDIQEPYHFLHYGRVNAAVDTVIAVSQSGKSASTIDAIKIINQEQKVRTLALTAVVDSPITAYVDEVIPLNMGIETVGFVTKGYSATVATLMLLSIAMANASGEITEEEVAGKKKDLFSAIETIPQIIEKTEAFFLTHEAEFRLAQRYISIGYGPNWGTAKEFETKFTETVRVPSSGFELEAYMHGPYLEADASHLLFFIENHSQQATRSQALNTYMRQAVGECLTITTEKSEEKNVLGLDMKVSEEISPLLLVVPFQLLAYRIATAKGIDLSQRIFDDFDDVLKSKR from the coding sequence ATGGCAACGATGATGGATTATATCCATGAAGAAAAAGAGGTTTTGGAAAAGATTATTACAGCGTTTCAACTTGTCGAAACGCAGCAGGCAGCTAAAATGAAAAACTGTTTGATTTTAGCTACCGGCTCGTCCATGAATGCTTGTATGGCGGCGAAATATTACATGGAAAAAACAGCGAAGATAACGATCGACATCCAAGAACCCTATCACTTTTTACACTATGGTCGCGTGAATGCTGCGGTTGATACAGTGATTGCAGTTTCTCAAAGTGGTAAGAGCGCCTCGACAATTGATGCAATCAAAATAATCAATCAAGAGCAAAAGGTTCGTACACTGGCACTGACCGCAGTAGTAGATAGTCCGATCACAGCTTATGTCGATGAAGTGATTCCATTAAATATGGGGATCGAAACAGTTGGTTTTGTGACGAAGGGATACTCGGCAACAGTGGCTACTCTGATGTTGTTAAGCATTGCAATGGCCAATGCTTCTGGAGAGATAACTGAGGAAGAAGTAGCAGGTAAGAAAAAGGACCTATTTTCGGCCATTGAAACTATTCCACAAATTATTGAAAAGACTGAAGCTTTCTTTTTGACTCACGAGGCTGAGTTCAGATTAGCCCAACGTTACATTAGCATTGGTTATGGTCCAAATTGGGGGACTGCAAAGGAATTTGAAACAAAATTTACAGAGACTGTTCGTGTGCCAAGTAGCGGTTTTGAGCTAGAGGCATATATGCATGGTCCTTATCTTGAAGCAGATGCTAGTCACCTTCTCTTTTTTATAGAAAATCATAGTCAGCAAGCAACTCGTTCACAGGCGCTGAATACGTATATGAGACAAGCTGTTGGCGAATGTTTGACCATCACCACAGAGAAATCTGAAGAAAAAAATGTTTTGGGATTAGATATGAAGGTGTCAGAAGAAATCAGTCCATTACTTCTGGTTGTTCCATTTCAGTTGTTGGCATATCGCATTGCAACAGCAAAAGGGATTGATTTAAGCCAAAGGATTTTCGATGATTTTGATGATGTACTTAAAAGTAAACGATGA
- a CDS encoding SIS domain-containing protein has translation MLKFDEQKQVKDIQGALELRPQVEQIIDEIYAKGFDNIYYLGIGGTYASAMQAVTYINGKSDLPVYVQHAAEYYTTGNRRLTKDSLVILSSVTGTTQEVVEAVEEIKKVGATLVGFIDAKESVLAEKCDKVVTYPAPGTEQIKFFMVADRLMKNNGEFEDYEAYYKELDEHLAVGLVEAEKKADAFGLAFAEAHRHDPMHYFIGAGNQWGAVYSYAMCYWEEQSWLRSKSIHAAEFLHGTLEIINETTAVTLFLGEDEQRPLAERVAKLLPRICANYTLIDSKDYEVKGISEKYRGRVLSFLLMHCVTQRIDAHVEKLNCHPLDIRRYYRQFEY, from the coding sequence ATGTTGAAATTTGACGAACAAAAGCAAGTGAAGGATATCCAAGGAGCATTAGAATTGCGCCCGCAGGTAGAGCAAATCATTGATGAAATCTATGCTAAAGGTTTTGATAATATCTACTATTTAGGTATTGGTGGAACCTATGCTTCTGCTATGCAAGCTGTAACGTATATCAATGGTAAAAGCGATCTTCCTGTCTATGTGCAGCACGCCGCTGAATACTATACAACAGGGAACCGCAGATTGACAAAAGATTCGTTGGTTATTTTATCTTCTGTGACTGGTACGACGCAAGAGGTCGTTGAGGCAGTAGAGGAAATCAAAAAAGTTGGGGCAACCTTGGTTGGGTTTATTGATGCGAAAGAGAGTGTACTGGCTGAAAAGTGTGACAAGGTGGTTACGTATCCGGCACCGGGAACAGAGCAGATCAAGTTCTTTATGGTTGCGGATCGCTTGATGAAAAATAATGGGGAGTTTGAGGACTATGAAGCTTATTATAAAGAGTTAGATGAACATTTGGCCGTTGGCTTAGTGGAAGCAGAAAAGAAAGCAGATGCCTTTGGCCTAGCCTTTGCTGAAGCACATCGTCATGACCCGATGCACTATTTTATTGGAGCCGGCAATCAATGGGGCGCAGTTTATTCTTATGCAATGTGTTATTGGGAAGAGCAAAGCTGGCTGCGTTCTAAATCGATTCATGCTGCAGAGTTTCTGCATGGGACATTAGAGATCATTAATGAAACAACCGCGGTGACCTTATTCCTTGGTGAAGATGAGCAACGTCCACTTGCTGAACGTGTCGCGAAACTGTTGCCACGAATTTGTGCGAATTACACCTTGATTGACTCAAAGGATTACGAAGTGAAAGGTATCAGTGAAAAATACCGTGGCCGTGTGCTCTCATTTCTATTGATGCACTGTGTCACACAAAGGATTGACGCTCATGTTGAAAAACTAAATTGTCACCCATTAGATATCAGACGCTATTACCGCCAGTTTGAGTACTAG
- a CDS encoding ClbS/DfsB family four-helix bundle protein produces the protein MARPTTKNDLIQSGNESFDKLMELLDSLTIEQLTGTFSFDVEKEKGEHWKRDRNIHDVLIHLYEWQQLLLDWVAANRNGETKQFLKEGYNWKSYGAMNVEFMEKHKDGTYEEALALLKESHKKVMKLAEEFSNDELFSKKVFPWVGGSTLGSYFVSTTVSHYEWATKKIRKYKKSIV, from the coding sequence ATGGCTAGACCAACAACAAAGAATGATCTTATTCAATCAGGAAATGAAAGCTTTGACAAATTGATGGAGTTGCTAGATTCATTGACGATAGAACAACTGACAGGTACATTTTCTTTTGATGTAGAAAAAGAAAAGGGGGAGCATTGGAAGCGTGACAGAAATATCCATGATGTGCTTATTCATTTGTATGAGTGGCAGCAATTATTGCTAGACTGGGTAGCTGCAAATAGAAATGGAGAGACAAAACAGTTTCTTAAAGAGGGCTACAATTGGAAATCCTACGGAGCGATGAACGTAGAGTTTATGGAAAAGCATAAAGACGGGACGTACGAAGAAGCATTAGCCCTTCTTAAGGAGAGTCATAAAAAGGTCATGAAATTAGCAGAAGAATTCTCAAATGATGAACTGTTTTCTAAAAAGGTATTTCCATGGGTTGGTGGTTCTACGTTAGGTAGTTATTTTGTCTCTACAACTGTTAGTCACTATGAATGGGCAACTAAGAAAATCAGAAAATATAAAAAATCTATTGTTTAA
- a CDS encoding cold-shock protein, with protein MNTGTVKWFNADKGFGFITQENGTDVFAHFSAIQGEGFKSLDEGQAVTFDIEDGQRGPQAVNIFKN; from the coding sequence ATGAATACAGGTACAGTGAAATGGTTTAATGCAGACAAAGGTTTTGGTTTTATCACGCAAGAGAATGGAACAGATGTATTTGCTCATTTTTCAGCAATACAAGGTGAGGGCTTCAAGAGTTTGGATGAAGGTCAAGCTGTGACATTTGATATAGAAGATGGTCAACGTGGACCACAAGCAGTAAACATTTTCAAGAACTAA
- a CDS encoding nuclear transport factor 2 family protein, protein MKKTVLAFIEAINEQNVPRIIQMMAEDFYFIDTYGHKENKEQMKTGWQGYFNWFPDYVIEVEEYIEAEKCSIIIGKASASYKGKKSRYWQIPACWKVAVKNNQIQRWQVFCDSKKQLDSMQTPIFENEQKGE, encoded by the coding sequence ATGAAAAAAACGGTGTTGGCATTTATAGAAGCTATCAATGAACAGAACGTACCTAGAATTATTCAAATGATGGCAGAAGATTTTTATTTTATTGATACTTATGGACATAAGGAAAACAAGGAACAAATGAAAACTGGCTGGCAAGGTTATTTTAATTGGTTTCCAGATTATGTTATTGAGGTAGAGGAATATATTGAAGCAGAAAAGTGTTCAATAATTATTGGCAAAGCAAGTGCATCTTATAAAGGGAAGAAATCAAGATACTGGCAAATTCCAGCTTGCTGGAAAGTAGCAGTCAAAAATAATCAAATTCAGCGCTGGCAAGTGTTTTGTGATTCTAAAAAACAATTAGATTCCATGCAAACACCTATTTTTGAAAATGAACAAAAAGGAGAATAG
- a CDS encoding DUF3784 domain-containing protein translates to MVSVIMFIVLFSLAISCFILSFKFRKGQWLLLVAGYNDLPKNKREKIDKKQIGNLASKSIFVTGIYLMYEAVVVQLLLFSFFENKGVALLLLGIPTILFIFFIVRQTKLSGAIYKE, encoded by the coding sequence ATGGTGTCTGTTATCATGTTCATAGTACTGTTCAGTTTAGCTATAAGCTGCTTTATTCTTAGTTTCAAATTTAGAAAGGGGCAATGGTTATTATTGGTAGCGGGCTATAATGATTTACCCAAAAATAAGCGAGAAAAAATAGATAAGAAGCAGATAGGAAATCTAGCGAGTAAGAGCATTTTTGTAACAGGTATTTATCTTATGTACGAGGCAGTAGTTGTTCAATTATTACTATTTTCCTTCTTTGAAAATAAAGGCGTAGCATTGCTTTTGTTAGGCATTCCTACAATCTTATTTATTTTCTTTATAGTCAGACAAACAAAGTTAAGTGGTGCTATTTATAAAGAGTGA
- a CDS encoding flavocytochrome c: MFLLGACGADSAGKGSTEKSKESSSSSSTEVTSGASATEYTDPSELKDSYDIIIVGGGGAGMAAALSAKEEGMDPVILEKLPVAGGNTMKSSGGMNASETKFQKEQGIDDSNDLFFEDTLKGGKGTNDKELLRYLVDNSSPAIDWLDSMDITLDNISYSGGASVKRIHRPHDGSAVGAYLVDGLVRNIHEKEIPLFVNTEVTKIVKENDQVTGVEVEVDGKSKTISGDAVVITTGGFGSNKEMIEKYRPELKGYVSTTSEGSTGDGIRMVEEVGGAVVDMEQIQVHPTVVQDTGMLISETVRGEGGILVNQQGERFYNELETRDNVSKAITALPESYAYLIFDGALADRAKQVDFYKDQGVVIEGKTIEDLAKEIDMTPETLKETVDTWNKAVKDQSDTAFDRTTAMDYDLTTGPYYAIKIAPGIHHTMGGVKINTKTQVLGEDSSEVKGLYAAGEVTGGIHGQNRIGGNAVADIIVFGRQAGTQSAEFAAAAKK; this comes from the coding sequence ATGTTCTTGCTAGGTGCGTGTGGGGCAGATTCAGCTGGAAAGGGTAGTACAGAAAAAAGCAAAGAAAGCTCTAGCTCTAGTTCTACTGAAGTAACCTCAGGTGCGTCAGCAACAGAATATACCGATCCTTCTGAGTTGAAAGACAGCTATGATATTATCATCGTTGGCGGTGGCGGAGCTGGCATGGCAGCGGCGTTGTCTGCAAAAGAAGAAGGTATGGATCCGGTCATTTTGGAGAAGCTGCCAGTAGCTGGCGGGAATACAATGAAATCTTCCGGAGGAATGAATGCTTCTGAGACGAAGTTCCAAAAAGAACAAGGAATTGATGACAGTAATGACCTGTTTTTTGAAGATACACTAAAGGGTGGAAAAGGGACAAATGATAAAGAATTGTTGCGCTATTTAGTTGATAATTCTTCGCCTGCGATCGATTGGTTGGATTCAATGGATATTACATTGGATAATATTAGCTATAGTGGTGGAGCAAGTGTGAAAAGAATTCATCGTCCGCATGATGGTTCTGCCGTTGGTGCATATCTTGTAGATGGACTTGTAAGAAATATCCACGAAAAAGAGATTCCATTATTTGTTAATACAGAAGTCACAAAAATTGTTAAAGAAAACGATCAGGTGACTGGTGTAGAGGTAGAAGTAGATGGAAAATCTAAGACGATTTCCGGAGATGCAGTTGTCATTACAACTGGTGGATTTGGTTCAAATAAGGAAATGATCGAGAAATATCGTCCAGAGTTGAAAGGCTATGTAAGTACGACATCAGAAGGTAGTACAGGCGATGGCATTCGTATGGTCGAAGAAGTAGGCGGAGCAGTTGTTGATATGGAGCAGATTCAAGTGCATCCGACTGTTGTACAAGATACTGGTATGTTGATCAGCGAAACAGTTCGTGGTGAAGGTGGTATTCTTGTTAATCAGCAAGGGGAACGTTTCTATAATGAATTGGAAACTCGCGACAATGTATCGAAAGCTATTACAGCTCTTCCGGAAAGCTATGCTTACCTTATCTTTGATGGTGCGTTAGCTGACCGTGCAAAACAAGTAGATTTCTACAAGGATCAAGGTGTGGTCATCGAAGGCAAAACGATCGAAGATTTGGCTAAAGAAATCGACATGACGCCTGAAACATTAAAAGAAACAGTGGATACATGGAACAAAGCAGTAAAAGATCAATCAGATACAGCATTCGACCGTACGACAGCAATGGATTATGATTTAACGACTGGACCTTATTATGCAATCAAGATAGCACCAGGAATCCATCACACAATGGGTGGTGTTAAAATCAATACTAAAACACAGGTTTTAGGAGAAGATAGTTCTGAGGTTAAAGGTCTATATGCAGCCGGAGAAGTTACCGGAGGTATTCATGGACAAAACCGTATTGGAGGAAATGCAGTAGCGGATATTATTGTTTTTGGTAGACAAGCAGGAACACAATCTGCTGAGTTTGCGGCTGCAGCGAAGAAATAA